In one Chitinophaga sancti genomic region, the following are encoded:
- a CDS encoding IS66 family transposase, producing the protein MPDSLLAKANTCANNQWDKLEILFSNGNIDVDNNSTARAIRPITLFRTHFVITIYVLIINSKCLFMK; encoded by the coding sequence GTGCCTGATAGCTTGTTAGCTAAAGCAAACACCTGTGCAAATAATCAATGGGATAAGCTGGAAATACTTTTTTCAAACGGAAACATAGATGTCGATAATAACTCGACAGCGCGTGCTATCCGTCCAATTACATTATTTAGAACTCATTTCGTAATTACCATTTATGTATTGATTATCAATTCAAAATGCCTGTTTATGAAATGA
- a CDS encoding DUF4870 domain-containing protein — protein MNQKDERTWAVIISLGGIIGMTIGWFSPVGNIIAVLILWLIKRDQSSLLNAMGKEALNFQITMSILVLIVNFIFFILSAMWTFSTFFWTSYSSGFHFSAFKGRNNIVFIINLIFSIIAAVRANNGELYRYPFSWRIVK, from the coding sequence ATGAATCAAAAAGACGAAAGAACCTGGGCAGTGATCATCAGCCTTGGCGGTATTATAGGCATGACAATTGGCTGGTTTTCACCTGTTGGCAATATTATAGCTGTACTGATCCTTTGGCTCATCAAAAGAGATCAATCCTCCTTGCTAAATGCCATGGGTAAAGAAGCCCTGAACTTCCAGATCACCATGAGCATCCTTGTACTGATCGTGAATTTCATTTTCTTTATCCTTTCCGCTATGTGGACCTTCAGCACCTTCTTCTGGACAAGCTACTCATCCGGGTTCCATTTCAGCGCATTCAAAGGACGAAATAATATTGTTTTCATCATCAATCTTATCTTTTCTATTATTGCTGCTGTACGGGCAAATAACGGAGAGCTGTACCGATACCCATTTAGCTGGAGAATAGTGAAGTAA
- a CDS encoding Smr/MutS family protein, whose protein sequence is MKYEIGDKILLLHSKEEGTVVDIINDNMVMVEIGKVTFPVYLDQIDFPYFHRFTTTPKNGNPPARKAGFDIKPEKKTDTFRMDKGVFLSVLPVFRVEGYEENIEQLKFHLANETNSAWKFHFQVYLNNQLELEMKNEIQPFANFYLSDLPFEALNDGPRIEFTFYPKEPDPKLAPSFQKTWKIKTKQIFQQLSDLQARRNATLSYLLFEKFPPKPEKSANDFDTSSIGKFAAGSNTTTTNKGVPEVPMTPKYELDLHIEQLTPDWKGMKNIEILAIQLNEFVRYLELAISHHQHTMFVIHGVGKGRLKDEIHMILKDNPDVEKFVNEYHPRYGFGATEIFFKHS, encoded by the coding sequence ATGAAGTACGAGATTGGAGATAAGATATTACTGCTTCACTCAAAAGAAGAAGGTACCGTTGTAGACATCATCAACGATAATATGGTGATGGTAGAGATAGGTAAAGTGACATTCCCGGTGTACCTGGATCAGATCGATTTCCCTTATTTTCACCGCTTTACAACCACCCCTAAGAACGGCAACCCACCTGCCCGCAAGGCCGGTTTCGATATCAAACCCGAAAAGAAAACGGATACTTTCAGAATGGACAAAGGGGTATTCCTCTCTGTACTGCCCGTATTCCGTGTAGAAGGATATGAGGAAAATATAGAACAACTTAAGTTTCACCTGGCCAACGAGACCAATAGCGCCTGGAAGTTCCATTTCCAGGTATACCTCAACAACCAGCTGGAACTGGAGATGAAAAATGAGATTCAGCCCTTTGCAAATTTCTACCTTAGCGACCTTCCTTTTGAGGCGCTGAACGACGGACCAAGGATAGAATTCACCTTTTATCCGAAGGAACCAGATCCTAAACTGGCCCCTTCTTTCCAGAAAACCTGGAAGATAAAAACCAAGCAGATTTTCCAGCAACTAAGTGATTTACAAGCCAGAAGAAACGCTACTTTAAGTTATTTGCTGTTCGAAAAGTTCCCGCCAAAGCCGGAAAAGTCAGCGAACGATTTCGATACCTCGTCTATTGGTAAGTTCGCTGCAGGCAGCAACACGACGACGACGAACAAAGGTGTTCCTGAAGTGCCAATGACGCCTAAGTACGAGCTCGATTTGCATATTGAGCAATTGACACCGGATTGGAAGGGGATGAAGAACATTGAAATCCTCGCTATACAGCTGAATGAATTTGTACGGTATCTTGAACTGGCTATATCTCATCACCAGCATACCATGTTTGTGATTCATGGGGTAGGAAAGGGCAGGCTCAAGGATGAGATTCATATGATCCTGAAGGATAATCCCGATGTAGAAAAGTTTGTAAACGAATACCACCCAAGATACGGGTTTGGAGCGACGGAGATATTCTTTAAGCATTCTTAA
- a CDS encoding DoxX family protein, with product MNLLQRIDHWGESHHPRWVDGVRILLGIFLFWKGVVFIQNIDVLKAVINQSPFITVLSFWLAHYIVFAHLLGGVLIAFGLLTRAAVLAQIPILLGALIFVHTPTGLFNVHSESGLSILVLLLLLLFLVEGSGPLSYDGYMRRHPA from the coding sequence ATGAACCTGCTACAGCGAATTGACCATTGGGGCGAGTCGCATCATCCCAGGTGGGTTGATGGCGTTCGCATTCTCCTTGGAATATTTTTGTTCTGGAAAGGAGTTGTATTCATTCAAAATATTGATGTTCTCAAAGCAGTGATCAACCAAAGCCCGTTTATCACAGTACTGTCTTTCTGGCTTGCTCATTACATTGTCTTTGCTCATCTCCTGGGCGGGGTCCTTATTGCATTTGGCCTCCTCACTCGAGCTGCTGTCCTAGCACAGATCCCCATTCTTCTTGGCGCCCTCATTTTTGTACATACACCTACGGGATTGTTTAATGTGCATAGTGAATCCGGCCTTTCCATCCTTGTTCTGCTTCTGCTGTTATTATTCCTGGTAGAAGGTAGTGGTCCCCTTTCTTACGATGGTTATATGCGCCGGCATCCTGCATGA
- a CDS encoding amino acid permease yields the protein MSKSLFRKKSITTILKDAQDGLSDDAHGGGLHKVLKVKDLTAMGIAAVIGAGIFSTIGEASFHGGPGVSLLFIITAITCGFSALCYAEFASRVPVSGSAYTYSYVTFGELAAWIIGWALILEYAIGNIAVAISWSGYFNNLLEGVGKALHMHLSLPLWLTSNYDSATPEIYASAPHIAGLPIILNLPAFIIVILVTYLAYVGIRESKKSANFMVGLKIAVILFVIIVGSFYVHPDNWSPFLPNGFSGVLKGVSAVFFAYIGFDAISTTAEECANPQRDLPKGMIYSLIICTVLYILIAFVLTGMVSYSQLKVEDPLAFVFNAVNLHKVSFLISVSAVVATTSVLLVFQIGQPRIWMSMSRDGLLPKKFSKIHPKFKTPSFATIITGVIVGVPALFLNLTVVTDLTSIGTLFAFILVCGGVLLLPPQPANDGSKRFRLPYINGKYIVPAIVLVFIYIFRNELPARFSFAGGWNVWKHNIPFFFFVVATVVFVVLSFLKKLSLIPVLGLLSCFYLMTEIGLSNWEVFTVWLLIGLAIYFGYSYRKSKLNDDVPKVVIQ from the coding sequence ATGTCTAAATCGCTGTTTCGTAAGAAATCAATTACAACAATTCTGAAAGATGCACAAGATGGTTTATCAGATGACGCACATGGTGGCGGCCTACACAAAGTACTGAAAGTAAAGGACCTGACAGCAATGGGCATTGCAGCCGTGATAGGCGCAGGGATCTTCTCTACCATTGGTGAAGCCTCGTTTCATGGCGGCCCGGGCGTATCCCTGTTATTCATCATCACGGCTATTACCTGTGGTTTCTCAGCCCTCTGCTACGCTGAATTTGCCAGCAGGGTACCGGTGTCCGGCAGTGCGTATACTTACTCCTACGTCACCTTCGGCGAACTGGCAGCCTGGATCATCGGCTGGGCACTGATACTCGAATACGCCATCGGGAACATTGCAGTCGCCATCTCATGGAGTGGTTATTTCAACAACCTGCTTGAAGGCGTCGGCAAGGCCTTACATATGCACCTTTCGCTGCCGCTCTGGCTTACAAGCAATTACGACAGTGCCACACCTGAAATCTATGCATCGGCACCACACATCGCTGGTTTACCTATCATCCTCAATTTACCTGCTTTTATAATAGTTATATTAGTAACGTATCTCGCTTACGTCGGCATCCGTGAAAGTAAAAAGAGCGCCAACTTCATGGTGGGACTCAAGATCGCGGTTATACTCTTCGTTATCATCGTCGGTTCCTTCTATGTACATCCTGATAACTGGTCTCCGTTCCTGCCGAATGGATTCTCTGGTGTACTGAAGGGTGTGTCTGCCGTATTCTTTGCCTATATTGGTTTTGATGCGATCAGTACCACTGCGGAAGAATGTGCGAACCCACAGCGTGACCTGCCCAAAGGCATGATCTACTCACTGATAATCTGTACTGTATTATATATCCTGATTGCGTTTGTGCTCACGGGCATGGTATCTTATTCACAGTTGAAAGTAGAAGACCCATTGGCCTTCGTATTCAACGCGGTGAACCTTCACAAGGTAAGTTTCCTGATCTCGGTGAGTGCGGTAGTGGCTACGACCAGCGTATTACTCGTATTCCAGATCGGTCAGCCGCGTATCTGGATGAGCATGAGTCGTGACGGTTTGTTACCAAAGAAATTCAGTAAGATTCATCCGAAGTTCAAGACGCCTTCCTTTGCGACGATCATCACCGGGGTAATCGTAGGTGTACCTGCCTTGTTCCTGAACCTGACAGTCGTAACGGATCTGACAAGTATCGGTACCTTGTTTGCCTTCATCCTGGTATGTGGCGGGGTATTGTTACTGCCTCCGCAGCCGGCGAATGATGGTAGCAAGCGATTCCGTTTGCCATATATTAATGGGAAATATATCGTACCAGCTATTGTGCTGGTCTTCATATATATCTTCAGAAATGAATTGCCGGCACGCTTCTCCTTTGCAGGTGGCTGGAATGTATGGAAACATAATATTCCGTTCTTCTTCTTTGTGGTGGCAACCGTGGTTTTCGTGGTGTTGTCATTTTTGAAGAAGCTGTCACTGATTCCTGTGCTGGGATTGCTCAGTTGTTTTTACCTGATGACTGAGATTGGCTTGAGTAACTGGGAAGTGTTTACTGTTTGGTTGTTAATAGGTTTGGCTATTTATTTTGGATATAGCTACCGCAAGAGCAAGCTGAATGATGATGTACCGAAAGTAGTGATACAATAG
- a CDS encoding polyprenyl synthetase family protein — translation MHSFQELTIKFGEHFAKEHFPEKPKKLYDAASHILKIGGKRIRPILALMGNELFDTIHPDAYQVGTAVELFHNFTLVHDDLMDKAPLRRNQPTVHTLYGDTAAILAGDVMLINVYEYLNKVQPQHKQKLLAAFNKAAIEVCEGQQMDMDFEETEAEHVQYDDYVNMIALKTSVLLAASLKMGAIIGGGSEYNQEHLYQFGKNVGIAFQIQDDFLDAFGDPEKFGKQQGGDILVNKKTFLLLKALELCDGPQKAKLKELLVSNPEDKVAQVLELFHDCQVDQWAEKEKERFHDLALVHLEKIAVLSARKQPLIELADFLLKREH, via the coding sequence ATGCATTCATTTCAGGAATTAACGATCAAGTTTGGAGAACATTTTGCGAAGGAACATTTTCCGGAAAAACCTAAGAAACTGTACGATGCGGCCAGCCACATACTCAAAATAGGTGGTAAACGAATCAGGCCTATCCTGGCTTTGATGGGCAACGAGTTGTTTGATACGATTCACCCGGATGCTTACCAGGTAGGTACCGCGGTGGAACTCTTTCACAATTTCACCCTCGTACATGATGATTTGATGGACAAGGCACCACTTCGCAGAAACCAACCCACTGTGCATACCCTGTATGGTGATACGGCTGCGATCCTGGCCGGAGATGTAATGCTGATCAATGTATATGAATACCTGAACAAGGTACAGCCACAGCATAAACAAAAGCTGCTGGCTGCTTTCAATAAGGCAGCGATAGAAGTGTGCGAAGGCCAGCAGATGGATATGGATTTTGAAGAGACGGAGGCGGAGCATGTGCAGTATGATGACTATGTAAATATGATCGCACTGAAGACTTCCGTATTGCTGGCTGCCAGTCTGAAGATGGGCGCTATCATTGGCGGAGGGAGTGAATACAACCAGGAGCACCTGTACCAGTTTGGGAAGAATGTAGGGATTGCGTTCCAGATCCAGGATGATTTCCTGGATGCGTTTGGCGATCCGGAGAAATTCGGAAAACAGCAGGGGGGTGATATCTTAGTGAATAAGAAGACATTCCTTTTACTGAAGGCACTGGAACTGTGTGATGGTCCACAGAAAGCCAAGCTGAAAGAATTGCTGGTGAGCAATCCGGAAGATAAGGTCGCGCAGGTATTGGAATTGTTCCATGATTGCCAGGTGGATCAGTGGGCAGAGAAGGAGAAGGAGCGGTTTCATGACCTGGCACTGGTGCACCTGGAGAAGATTGCAGTGTTATCAGCAAGGAAGCAACCGCTGATCGAACTGGCTGATTTCCTATTAAAAAGGGAACATTAA